One genomic window of Vicinamibacterales bacterium includes the following:
- a CDS encoding metallophosphoesterase, with protein MPRQPCGNVPAGLGVEPTQVLIAHLSDSHLRDAADLRAFGRQLDRVVAAAPDHLVLSGDLLDRWNPRLLASALDALAARSLLDPSRVTIIHGNHDLQSSGGHPRSRRDLPRLVLRAWDLPPVVAARRRRFYEAIARRASGVAHQAPFAKDLGAFSLAAIDTIPLPWTPIRIRDGRVQTRLSAGCVRDSQLAWLRHGLPPDKPSVLVLHHYPLAVPSFRWGRRVEVVMEIPERDRRKLWAAARAAGVRLVLCGHVHRARLDWHEGIAVGLQGQSGAGWAGNSIGWYEVRGADVRMRLERTA; from the coding sequence ATGCCGCGGCAGCCGTGCGGGAACGTTCCGGCCGGACTCGGCGTCGAACCTACTCAGGTGCTCATCGCGCATCTCTCCGACTCGCATCTCCGGGACGCCGCCGACCTCCGCGCCTTCGGGCGGCAGCTCGACCGCGTCGTCGCCGCCGCTCCCGATCACCTCGTGCTGTCTGGCGACCTCCTCGACCGATGGAATCCACGGCTGCTGGCGAGCGCGCTCGATGCGCTTGCGGCCCGTTCGCTGCTCGACCCGTCGCGCGTGACGATCATCCACGGCAATCACGACCTGCAGTCGAGCGGCGGCCATCCCCGCAGCCGCCGCGACCTGCCGCGCCTGGTGCTGCGCGCCTGGGACCTGCCGCCGGTCGTCGCGGCGCGCCGCCGCCGGTTCTACGAGGCCATCGCACGCCGTGCGTCCGGCGTGGCGCACCAGGCGCCGTTCGCAAAGGATCTCGGCGCGTTCAGCCTGGCCGCCATCGACACGATCCCCCTGCCGTGGACGCCGATCCGGATCAGGGACGGCCGCGTGCAGACCCGGCTCAGCGCCGGCTGCGTACGCGACAGTCAGCTGGCGTGGCTGAGACACGGGCTGCCGCCCGACAAGCCCTCGGTGCTCGTCCTGCACCACTATCCGCTCGCGGTGCCGTCATTCCGTTGGGGACGCCGCGTCGAGGTCGTGATGGAGATTCCCGAACGTGATCGGCGGAAGCTGTGGGCTGCGGCGCGCGCTGCCGGCGTTCGCCTCGTGCTCTGCGGCCACGTGCACCGCGCCCGCCTCGACTGGCACGAGGGGATCGCGGTCGGCCTCCAGGGTCAGAGCGGAGCCGGATGGGCGGGCAATTCGATCGGCTGGTACGAGGTACGGGGAGCCGACGTCCGCATGCGTCTCGAGCGCACCGCGTAA
- a CDS encoding outer membrane beta-barrel protein, protein MIVRSGIAALLCLCVAAPVLAQSRIEFGFGVSWSGGFDAGGADAQLTRNPATGSSPLTLFSTTSRVEAALAMTASAGLYLTRHFEIEATADYSRPVLTTAISGDFEQATGDTAESRSKLLVAGGSVLYHFGAARLTPFVFGGAGWLRQLDEDNAILVTGGELHGGAGVKYRLNRHFALRGDGGVSAREKSLSFDESRRIQPRASGGILYRW, encoded by the coding sequence GTGATCGTCAGGTCGGGGATCGCGGCGCTGTTGTGTTTGTGCGTCGCGGCCCCGGTGCTGGCGCAGTCGCGGATCGAGTTCGGGTTCGGCGTGTCGTGGAGCGGCGGGTTCGACGCCGGAGGGGCCGACGCGCAGCTGACCCGCAACCCCGCGACCGGATCCAGCCCGCTCACGCTGTTTTCGACAACTTCGCGCGTCGAGGCGGCGCTGGCGATGACCGCGAGCGCCGGCCTGTATCTGACCAGACATTTCGAGATCGAAGCGACGGCCGACTATTCGCGGCCGGTGCTGACGACGGCGATTTCGGGGGACTTCGAGCAGGCGACGGGCGACACGGCCGAGTCCCGATCGAAGTTGCTCGTCGCCGGCGGATCGGTGCTGTATCACTTCGGCGCCGCACGGCTCACACCGTTCGTGTTCGGCGGCGCCGGATGGTTGCGGCAGCTCGACGAGGACAACGCGATACTGGTAACCGGCGGAGAGCTGCACGGCGGTGCCGGCGTGAAGTATCGGCTGAATCGACATTTTGCGCTGCGCGGCGATGGCGGCGTCTCGGCGCGCGAGAAGAGCCTGTCGTTCGACGAGAGCCGTCGTATTCAGCCGCGTGCGTCGGGCGGCATTCTGTATCGCTGGTAG